The uncultured Desulfobulbus sp. genome window below encodes:
- a CDS encoding 6-hydroxymethylpterin diphosphokinase MptE-like protein codes for MENFTKRILIFTDSRGQHKPSGCSHEIFAERLAKDPRLAVDMFLCPMKWTTTLDFLEHFPADRLAKYDHVILFTGIVEWSPRPAPSAWEDLYDNQNLANASNLAINTRDYAKKIINNKKIMFDKVFGVDAMEQHLSHPFDTIYEGQKTVNMYSCNMAHKLVSMLAAIPNLIFITANRFVPHWEGNFKRGRPANISITETYSDLFAKELSCAGVPLVDLRNWSLEEVMTHTCDNIHLTELGSDFIYEKLMNIIALAPQKKSLGLDFKIPNYTFSGFKPIERIIPQKRAAIMSSAKCERNSLASLIIGVRHNPAKPERLENLRFLLQWIDFYYGDLFDVLLMEQDIEPRLQLNDLETKPYVRHEFAYNPDEYNRGWGYNVAVRYHCSNAKVVVLMDTDVLTGPNFLRDIIDCHSRLDVASPYLNIYYSNREEVELIKARLELSHLTDQTKIKNPVTVSGGIVIWNRAAFMDIKGFEQYRGYSCEDRAMDVTIFNHIEKGRIRISPYTYVHLHHNKENSATSRFKKIYSHLTSEYGCVYDKSLSPYDFIHKNCKHVTKEKSLMLMLDRSHDFGDPDLYRHGTTLAINGIRLDKPQMFRINDVIFPPDFIGLNEYTKREVYANTPPPDSEELAQFYNRFKGQRCFIIGNGPSLNLHDLSLLKNEYCFGVNSFYYKTRETGFRPTFYVVEDSSVMKENINEIRAFEAPFKFFPTIYRRLHSKTPNTFFFNMNRGFYEKSSPNYVVPRFSTDISKIVYCGQSVTYINLQLAYYMGFTEVYLIGMDFNYVIPSSHARKGDVLTSDTDDPNHFHKDYFGKGKTWKDPKLDRVLMNYKMAKLVFECTGRRIYNATKGGHLEEFDRIKYEDLFGGFDQCFRQSSPVTSRPADLISVFAYPQTITSKDNARYFLRSLSSAMLLEPSVVLKRIAPGGDLYTQVENALSKLPKNDQQHQLFLSIQEHAINKSQNTN; via the coding sequence ATGGAAAATTTCACAAAACGTATTTTAATTTTCACTGATAGCCGCGGCCAACACAAACCAAGCGGCTGTTCTCACGAAATTTTTGCTGAACGTTTAGCCAAAGATCCTCGATTAGCTGTAGACATGTTTCTCTGTCCAATGAAATGGACAACTACTCTCGATTTCCTTGAACATTTTCCTGCGGACCGCCTCGCAAAATATGATCATGTCATTCTATTTACAGGGATTGTTGAATGGTCACCACGACCTGCACCTAGCGCGTGGGAAGACTTGTACGACAACCAAAACCTGGCCAACGCAAGTAATTTGGCAATAAACACCCGTGATTATGCAAAAAAGATTATCAATAACAAGAAAATAATGTTCGATAAAGTCTTCGGCGTCGATGCGATGGAACAGCATCTCAGCCACCCCTTCGACACAATCTATGAAGGGCAAAAGACCGTAAATATGTACAGCTGCAACATGGCGCACAAACTCGTCTCAATGCTTGCTGCCATTCCAAACCTGATCTTCATTACCGCGAACCGATTCGTCCCCCACTGGGAAGGTAACTTCAAACGAGGTCGGCCTGCCAATATATCGATTACGGAAACGTACTCCGATCTCTTTGCCAAGGAGCTTAGCTGTGCGGGGGTTCCACTCGTTGACCTTCGGAATTGGAGCCTTGAGGAAGTAATGACCCATACATGTGACAACATCCATTTAACCGAGCTAGGCAGTGACTTCATATACGAAAAGCTAATGAACATAATAGCACTTGCGCCACAGAAGAAAAGCCTCGGACTTGATTTCAAAATCCCGAATTATACATTTTCAGGATTTAAGCCAATTGAACGTATTATCCCTCAAAAGCGCGCTGCAATCATGTCATCGGCTAAATGTGAGAGAAACTCACTGGCATCACTAATTATTGGAGTACGTCATAATCCAGCTAAGCCCGAGCGACTTGAAAACCTTCGCTTTTTATTGCAATGGATTGACTTCTACTACGGTGACCTGTTTGACGTGTTGCTTATGGAGCAGGATATAGAACCGCGCCTACAGCTGAACGATCTCGAAACTAAACCCTATGTCCGGCATGAATTTGCTTACAACCCAGACGAATACAACCGAGGATGGGGCTACAATGTTGCCGTGCGATATCATTGCTCAAATGCCAAGGTAGTCGTCCTCATGGATACCGATGTTCTGACTGGTCCAAATTTCCTGCGTGACATCATTGATTGTCATAGCAGACTAGATGTAGCATCGCCATATCTAAATATCTACTATTCAAATCGAGAAGAAGTGGAGCTGATAAAAGCGAGATTAGAATTGTCGCATCTAACAGACCAAACTAAAATTAAGAATCCTGTTACTGTATCTGGTGGCATTGTGATTTGGAATCGAGCCGCATTTATGGACATCAAGGGATTTGAACAATATAGAGGCTACTCTTGCGAAGACCGCGCTATGGATGTGACGATTTTTAATCATATCGAGAAAGGACGTATCCGAATTTCTCCTTATACATACGTTCACCTACACCACAACAAAGAAAATAGTGCAACATCACGATTCAAAAAAATTTACTCTCATCTGACATCTGAGTATGGTTGTGTTTATGACAAGTCACTTTCCCCTTACGATTTCATTCATAAAAACTGCAAGCATGTCACAAAAGAAAAATCTCTAATGTTGATGCTGGACCGGTCACACGATTTTGGTGACCCCGATTTATACCGCCATGGCACAACTCTGGCAATAAACGGGATACGATTGGACAAGCCCCAAATGTTTCGCATAAATGATGTAATTTTTCCTCCTGATTTCATTGGATTAAACGAATATACAAAGCGTGAGGTGTATGCTAACACCCCCCCGCCAGACAGTGAAGAACTAGCACAGTTCTACAATCGATTTAAGGGACAACGCTGCTTCATCATTGGAAATGGGCCGTCCTTAAACCTGCACGATTTGTCATTATTGAAAAATGAGTACTGTTTTGGTGTCAATTCATTTTATTACAAAACTCGGGAAACGGGATTTCGTCCAACTTTTTATGTGGTTGAGGATAGTTCTGTAATGAAAGAGAACATTAATGAAATCAGAGCATTTGAAGCACCATTTAAGTTCTTCCCAACAATCTATCGAAGACTCCACTCTAAGACACCCAATACATTCTTTTTCAATATGAACCGAGGGTTTTATGAAAAATCATCCCCTAACTATGTTGTACCAAGATTTTCAACAGATATTTCTAAAATTGTTTATTGTGGTCAATCAGTAACCTACATTAATCTTCAGCTAGCTTATTATATGGGGTTTACTGAAGTCTATCTAATCGGCATGGATTTTAATTATGTGATTCCCTCGTCTCATGCCCGCAAGGGTGATGTGCTTACTTCTGATACAGATGACCCAAATCACTTTCATAAGGACTATTTTGGAAAGGGGAAAACTTGGAAGGATCCAAAACTCGACCGAGTACTAATGAATTACAAAATGGCTAAATTGGTGTTTGAGTGTACAGGCAGGCGAATCTACAACGCTACCAAAGGGGGACACCTGGAAGAATTTGATCGGATCAAATACGAAGATCTTTTTGGTGGTTTTGATCAGTGTTTCAGGCAAAGCTCTCCTGTCACCTCCCGCCCTGCCGATTTAATATCCGTTTTCGCCTACCCGCAAACTATCACTTCTAAAGATAACGCAAGGTATTTTCTTCGTTCATTATCTTCAGCTATGCTGCTAGAGCCTTCAGTTGTTTTGAAGCGTATTGCCCCAGGAGGAGACCTCTATACTCAAGTAGAGAATGCACTATCAAAATTGCCAAAGAATGATCAGCAACACCAACTTTTTCTTAGTATTCAGGAACACGCTATAAATAAGTCTCAAAATACTAATTAA
- a CDS encoding transposase, with amino-acid sequence MIARCPEIFPLEIQHGYRMKDSYVSIRLNIRIRRIEVENTNFTIRPSFVMPYQTAFTKDIDNALFLRKFDIPFWALAHVFGRNASFWYRLESHLGRFSIVGTTIKEPAKLPAHLVADEKHTKIRGKKCYIPTTVAEGCILGVAVTEKADNADLERGYSTFKQEALDLKPKYSPKTVNTDGWAATKNAFGNLFPSICILSCFLHIYIKIRDRSKKKHRELFIEVATALWECFQAPTRRSFSQKIRRLVEAAQYESYPDVILAPLKKIKSNIVDYSMTYKHKGSHRTSNMLDRLMQGMDRHMYNTRYFHGSLEAAEQNIRGWAHIKNFAPQNPKTVKQHAGLKSPSEQLNGRRYHDCWLQNLLISSSLGGFRGAPLNPK; translated from the coding sequence ATGATAGCCAGATGTCCGGAAATTTTTCCGCTTGAGATCCAGCATGGCTATCGGATGAAAGACAGTTACGTCTCAATAAGGCTCAACATCCGGATACGACGGATAGAAGTGGAAAATACGAATTTTACCATACGTCCATCATTTGTGATGCCCTATCAAACAGCATTCACCAAAGATATTGACAACGCCCTGTTTCTACGAAAATTTGATATACCGTTTTGGGCACTTGCACATGTTTTCGGCAGAAATGCATCGTTTTGGTATCGGCTTGAAAGCCACTTGGGACGATTCAGTATCGTCGGGACTACCATTAAGGAACCGGCCAAACTGCCGGCGCATCTCGTTGCCGACGAAAAGCACACGAAAATACGGGGCAAAAAGTGCTATATCCCAACAACTGTGGCTGAAGGCTGTATACTCGGTGTCGCCGTTACCGAAAAGGCAGACAATGCCGACCTTGAGCGAGGCTACAGCACCTTCAAGCAAGAGGCTCTGGATCTAAAACCGAAGTACTCCCCAAAGACTGTGAATACAGACGGCTGGGCAGCAACCAAAAATGCATTTGGCAACCTTTTTCCATCGATATGCATCTTGTCCTGTTTTCTGCATATTTACATTAAGATACGCGACAGATCCAAGAAAAAACACAGGGAGCTATTCATCGAGGTGGCAACAGCGCTTTGGGAATGTTTTCAAGCCCCCACAAGGCGTTCATTTTCCCAAAAAATCAGAAGACTTGTGGAAGCAGCACAATACGAATCGTATCCTGATGTGATTCTAGCCCCTTTGAAAAAGATCAAGAGCAATATCGTTGATTATTCAATGACATACAAGCACAAGGGAAGTCACAGAACAAGCAACATGCTTGACCGGTTAATGCAGGGAATGGACCGCCACATGTACAATACGAGATATTTCCACGGTTCCCTGGAAGCAGCAGAGCAAAATATTCGGGGCTGGGCGCACATCAAAAATTTTGCTCCGCAAAACCCGAAAACGGTGAAACAACATGCTGGATTGAAAAGTCCATCCGAACAGTTGAATGGCCGTCGATATCACGATTGCTGGCTACAGAACCTTTTGATTTCCTCCTCTCTTGGAGGATTTCGAGGGGCTCCCCTAAATCCGAAATAA
- a CDS encoding IS66 family transposase yields MGTVNKIRVREEVDLLKQEFEQLCSDGKVSSEIRVLFNSLLVVVELILSIFLEKTTRKGNKNSSIPSSQTEKDETATKHCTTTGKGKHVNGRVGNTRVKESVTTAQVEVCDTCGMVLENVACQGHERRTKIDIVFEKVVEHIDAEIKQCPNCEATVKGRFPDDMPGKLQYGNGLKAFAIHLVISQMVALNRVQKQIAAMIGSVISEASLLKFVLRLYQSLEAWESRAIDRLLQAPSLHVDETSFRVEGKNHWIHVYSSGETTLKVLHRKRGKEAIEGLNIIPRYGGVIIHDCWASYLSYDHCGHGLCGSHLLRELTFVVDSNQYRWARNLKAVLQQTCRTVAQRPEKCLTEREYANLQKRYRNILTRGSKELPKIPPKTQGKRGRIAKSDAHNLWERLQKHEAAVLLFAKEPHVPFTNNRAERDLRMAKVKQKISGCFRRKQYAQAYCRISSYLQTMASQGINPLVAIQLALAGTLPDAEE; encoded by the coding sequence ATGGGAACAGTAAATAAAATAAGGGTTCGCGAAGAAGTCGATCTCCTCAAACAGGAATTTGAACAGCTTTGTTCCGACGGTAAAGTCTCCTCTGAGATACGGGTCCTGTTCAACAGTCTGTTGGTTGTCGTCGAGTTGATACTCTCTATCTTTCTTGAGAAGACAACGCGCAAGGGAAACAAAAACTCGAGCATTCCTTCTTCGCAAACCGAGAAAGACGAAACTGCGACCAAGCACTGCACCACTACCGGCAAGGGAAAACACGTCAATGGGCGTGTTGGTAATACACGCGTCAAAGAATCAGTCACCACTGCTCAGGTCGAGGTGTGTGATACCTGCGGAATGGTGCTGGAAAACGTTGCATGCCAGGGGCATGAACGTCGGACAAAAATCGACATCGTTTTTGAAAAAGTTGTCGAACATATTGACGCAGAAATAAAGCAATGTCCTAATTGTGAGGCCACGGTCAAAGGGCGTTTCCCTGACGATATGCCGGGTAAGCTGCAGTACGGCAATGGGCTTAAAGCGTTTGCCATTCATTTGGTTATCAGCCAGATGGTCGCTTTAAACCGGGTTCAAAAACAGATAGCAGCCATGATCGGTAGCGTAATCTCCGAGGCCAGCCTGCTCAAATTTGTTTTGCGCTTGTACCAATCACTCGAAGCTTGGGAATCCAGAGCTATTGATAGGCTGCTGCAGGCTCCATCCCTGCATGTGGATGAAACCTCGTTTCGGGTTGAAGGGAAGAATCACTGGATTCACGTCTATTCTTCCGGCGAAACAACCCTGAAAGTACTGCATCGAAAGCGGGGCAAGGAGGCAATCGAAGGATTGAATATCATCCCTCGGTATGGCGGGGTGATCATCCATGATTGCTGGGCATCATATTTATCCTACGACCATTGCGGTCACGGACTTTGCGGCTCGCACCTTTTGCGAGAGTTGACGTTTGTCGTTGACTCTAACCAATACCGGTGGGCCCGCAATCTAAAAGCGGTGCTCCAGCAAACGTGTCGTACGGTGGCTCAACGTCCGGAAAAATGTCTTACCGAACGGGAGTATGCCAACCTGCAGAAGCGCTACCGTAATATCCTTACGCGTGGCAGCAAGGAGTTGCCCAAGATCCCTCCAAAAACCCAAGGGAAGCGCGGCAGGATAGCCAAATCCGATGCGCACAATCTTTGGGAGCGATTACAAAAGCATGAGGCGGCAGTCTTGCTTTTTGCCAAAGAACCACATGTACCGTTCACCAACAACAGAGCGGAAAGGGATCTTCGCATGGCTAAGGTAAAACAGAAAATATCCGGTTGTTTTCGACGTAAACAATATGCCCAGGCTTACTGCAGGATTTCAAGTTACCTGCAGACCATGGCAAGCCAGGGGATCAATCCTCTTGTCGCTATCCAGTTGGCACTGGCAGGAACTCTGCCTGATGCCGAAGAATAG
- a CDS encoding transposase, giving the protein MSKTLHVDALIQAIKADFGKLTDHRAQNAKIALDDAIMSAFAVFHLKDQSLLAFDERRRREPENLHTVYGVTGIPCDSQMRAILDEVDPDYLRPAFRTVFRRLQRGKKLESMTLLGGHYLLSGDGTGFYSSTKVASSYCLKKTRRNGTELYYQQMYAAALVHPDCRELIPFFPEMITRQDGSAKNDCERNAARRFFEALRREHPHLKLIVTEDALSSNAPHIEDLQRLNLRFILGVKPGDHQFLFSLVDDAIAQGKVTELQQVDSNDPGKIHFFRFINHVSLNQSRQDLLVNFLEYWQVDKNNKLTRFSWVTDLTITPENVEEVMRAGRARWKIENETFNTLKNQGYNLEHNYGLGKKHLSAVFAILMMLAFLVDQVQQMSCHLFQAALKELGSKRALWEMMRNYFRIFRVDSMETIFRVLVYGPGGYIVMERDWLGG; this is encoded by the coding sequence GTGAGCAAAACTCTCCACGTGGACGCATTAATTCAAGCTATCAAAGCTGATTTTGGCAAACTTACCGATCATCGGGCCCAAAATGCCAAGATTGCCCTTGATGACGCGATCATGTCTGCCTTTGCCGTGTTTCACCTGAAAGACCAGTCGCTGCTGGCCTTCGATGAACGACGGCGCAGAGAACCAGAAAACCTGCATACGGTATATGGAGTGACCGGCATACCCTGCGACTCTCAGATGCGCGCCATCTTGGATGAAGTTGATCCAGACTATTTACGACCAGCGTTTCGCACCGTTTTTCGGCGGTTGCAACGAGGCAAAAAGCTGGAATCAATGACGCTGCTGGGTGGCCATTATCTGCTCAGTGGTGACGGTACGGGGTTTTATTCCTCAACGAAGGTGGCCTCATCCTACTGCCTCAAAAAAACTCGTCGCAATGGAACAGAACTGTACTACCAACAGATGTATGCCGCTGCCCTGGTGCATCCGGATTGTCGCGAGCTAATTCCTTTCTTTCCTGAAATGATTACCCGCCAGGACGGTTCGGCTAAAAACGATTGCGAGCGCAATGCGGCCCGTCGTTTCTTCGAGGCACTGCGGCGTGAGCATCCACACCTCAAGCTCATCGTCACCGAGGATGCACTCAGCAGCAACGCGCCCCATATCGAGGATCTGCAACGGCTAAATCTTCGTTTTATCCTTGGCGTCAAGCCTGGAGACCATCAGTTTCTGTTTTCGTTGGTTGACGATGCCATCGCCCAGGGGAAGGTCACCGAGCTACAGCAAGTGGACTCCAACGATCCGGGCAAAATACATTTTTTCCGTTTTATTAATCACGTATCGCTCAACCAGTCCCGCCAGGACCTGTTGGTCAATTTCCTGGAATACTGGCAGGTGGATAAAAATAACAAGCTTACCCGGTTCAGTTGGGTCACAGATCTGACTATCACTCCTGAAAACGTCGAAGAGGTCATGCGGGCTGGCCGCGCGCGGTGGAAGATCGAAAACGAAACCTTCAACACCTTAAAAAACCAGGGATACAACCTGGAGCATAATTACGGACTGGGCAAGAAGCATCTCAGCGCGGTGTTTGCCATTCTCATGATGCTGGCCTTTCTTGTCGACCAGGTGCAGCAGATGAGTTGCCATCTCTTCCAGGCAGCGTTGAAGGAACTCGGCTCCAAAAGAGCGTTGTGGGAGATGATGCGCAATTATTTCCGCATATTCAGGGTTGATTCAATGGAGACGATCTTCCGGGTGCTGGTTTACGGCCCAGGCGGATATATTGTGATGGAGAGAGACTGGCTCGGCGGTTAG
- a CDS encoding WcbI family polysaccharide biosynthesis putative acetyltransferase, producing MDKKNKSCSKGNSITIKSPHSTLHNTVFINNTFSGYYETMKKIYVIGNCISKSIVDTIYSSKFIQDNFTVSTPEKYIHQYNIKDELTSNKVRNDIESCDILIYMPIKNKKFIGIDSDEMRDAVRSSNGIDLRIPVPFFQGYWPECSFVRLDSSSDKINGMLADYPTEGKSTLIHYFDLVLLHSILNEYHGADIFENDNFFESDFIDELCRKSIDDLKRREAIDEIDISISDFVENNYRNQKLFYTINHPGHAIIREMCRQIFSIIGAPEDEINNINIETKWVSYQDYPLYPSVAKAISNNLEKTDEYVINRQIISRLQFYRYHKNYINSIKGILKSKKIIASSPTCSEYISKRISAMLL from the coding sequence TTGGATAAAAAAAACAAAAGCTGCTCTAAAGGAAATTCCATAACTATCAAAAGTCCCCATTCAACGCTTCACAATACTGTATTTATTAACAATACTTTCTCAGGATACTACGAAACCATGAAAAAAATATATGTCATTGGTAACTGTATTTCAAAAAGCATCGTTGACACAATCTACAGTTCAAAATTTATACAGGATAATTTTACAGTATCAACTCCAGAAAAATATATTCATCAATATAATATAAAAGATGAGCTAACATCGAACAAAGTTCGTAACGATATAGAATCCTGCGATATTTTAATCTACATGCCAATAAAAAATAAAAAATTCATAGGCATCGACAGTGACGAAATGAGAGATGCCGTTAGATCAAGTAACGGAATTGACTTACGAATCCCAGTACCATTTTTCCAAGGTTATTGGCCTGAGTGTTCTTTTGTACGACTAGATTCATCATCAGATAAAATCAATGGAATGCTTGCTGATTATCCGACAGAAGGGAAATCAACGCTCATTCATTATTTCGACCTCGTTTTACTCCACAGCATTTTAAATGAATATCATGGAGCTGATATATTTGAAAATGATAATTTTTTTGAATCTGACTTCATTGATGAATTATGTCGCAAATCAATTGATGATCTAAAAAGACGCGAGGCGATCGATGAAATCGACATATCAATTTCAGACTTCGTTGAAAATAATTATAGAAATCAAAAGCTATTCTACACTATAAACCATCCGGGACATGCAATTATCAGAGAGATGTGTAGGCAAATTTTTTCAATCATAGGAGCACCTGAAGATGAAATAAATAATATAAATATAGAAACAAAATGGGTAAGCTATCAAGATTACCCACTATACCCATCTGTCGCTAAAGCAATCAGCAATAATCTAGAAAAAACTGATGAATACGTTATAAACAGGCAGATTATCTCCAGATTACAATTTTATCGATACCATAAAAATTATATTAATTCGATAAAAGGTATTTTGAAATCAAAAAAAATTATTGCATCAAGCCCCACGTGTTCAGAATATATTTCAAAGCGTATATCAGCAATGTTATTATAG
- a CDS encoding ISKra4 family transposase, with protein MAAVQKIRNWSKWYKDMYNNILDQKIDFIIQCVDAPSNTLFEIIYKIRKEHPSIDPELVQIVIQGELDRQIQAPTCAPCGSRAHKKYSTKKECVTTIGTLVIDCPYYVCPKCKAVHTPDEDALNLRDGKYQYDVQKIASLFGAKETFDEAAEMMNEIYRFGISADTVHKLTNQVADEISLEEITPTSQEISKIIEDISEENYRRPVLVFSADGAMVPIRTEEMGQPHHWREAKGIRGYLLDKDKIVHLLSWHQISNVTEFRGFLAELRDKDIIPLDKVRLCFVGDGADWIWDCVKEYFPTCRQVLDYFHCSEHLYDFAKHQFSGSKKGGEWIEQTKVRLFHNNASHIIAGLKKMKCKTATAETERTKLVNYLTKNKGRIEYGRLRRGGYPLGSGAIESANKFISNIRLKRSGSWWKVDYANNILKLRCAKYNSKFDSFFEEYEQNAKQQRASRPKRIRRVK; from the coding sequence ATGGCAGCAGTGCAGAAAATTCGGAATTGGTCTAAGTGGTACAAAGACATGTACAATAATATTCTCGATCAAAAAATTGATTTCATTATCCAGTGTGTTGACGCACCCAGCAACACGCTTTTTGAGATAATTTACAAGATCCGGAAAGAGCACCCGTCAATAGATCCCGAATTAGTCCAGATTGTCATTCAAGGCGAACTCGATCGGCAGATCCAAGCTCCGACATGCGCTCCTTGCGGGAGCAGAGCTCATAAAAAATATTCCACGAAAAAAGAGTGCGTTACCACTATTGGTACCCTTGTCATTGATTGCCCGTACTATGTTTGCCCTAAATGTAAAGCCGTCCATACCCCGGACGAAGACGCCCTCAATTTAAGGGATGGCAAATACCAATATGATGTTCAAAAAATAGCCTCTCTCTTCGGTGCCAAGGAAACTTTTGATGAAGCTGCGGAAATGATGAACGAGATTTATCGTTTTGGCATTTCCGCAGACACTGTCCATAAGCTCACCAATCAAGTCGCCGATGAAATCAGCCTTGAAGAGATCACTCCTACTTCTCAAGAAATATCTAAAATCATAGAAGATATCTCGGAGGAAAACTATCGAAGGCCAGTTCTTGTCTTTTCTGCTGACGGTGCCATGGTCCCAATAAGGACAGAAGAGATGGGGCAACCTCATCATTGGCGCGAAGCGAAAGGGATCCGTGGTTACCTGCTCGACAAGGATAAGATCGTTCACCTATTAAGTTGGCATCAAATCAGCAATGTCACTGAATTTCGAGGATTCCTTGCCGAGCTAAGAGACAAAGATATTATCCCGCTGGATAAAGTTCGCCTGTGTTTTGTAGGCGATGGAGCCGATTGGATATGGGACTGCGTCAAAGAATATTTCCCAACCTGCCGCCAAGTCCTTGATTATTTTCACTGTTCCGAACACCTCTATGATTTTGCCAAACATCAGTTTTCTGGATCGAAAAAAGGCGGTGAGTGGATAGAGCAAACCAAGGTTCGACTTTTTCACAACAACGCCTCTCATATCATTGCTGGCTTGAAAAAAATGAAATGCAAGACAGCAACTGCGGAAACAGAGAGAACTAAGTTGGTAAACTACCTGACAAAGAACAAAGGAAGAATCGAGTATGGTCGTTTGCGGCGAGGAGGGTACCCGCTTGGCAGTGGAGCGATTGAAAGTGCCAATAAGTTTATCAGCAATATTCGTCTCAAGAGATCCGGTTCCTGGTGGAAAGTTGATTATGCAAACAACATCCTCAAACTCCGATGTGCCAAATACAATTCAAAATTCGATTCCTTTTTCGAAGAGTATGAGCAAAACGCAAAGCAGCAGCGAGCATCACGACCGAAGAGGATCCGACGGGTTAAATGA